The sequence CGCAGCCGAGGCGACCGAGAGGGTCCTCGGGGTCGTGGACATGGTCGAGCCCGCCGGGCGACGGCTCGACACCTATTCCAAGGGCATGCGCCAGCGGGTCAAGATCGCCGCCGCGCTGGTGCACGACCCGACCGTGCTGCTCCTCGACGAGCCGTTCAACGGCGTCGACCCGCGACAACGCATGCAGCTGATGGAGCTGCTGCGGCGGCTGGGCGACGAGGGGCGCACCGTGCTCTTCAGCTCGCACATCCTCGAGGAGGTCGAACGGCTGGCACGGCACATCGAGGTCGTCGTCTCGGGCCGTCACGCAGCCTCGGGCGACTTCGGTGCGATCCGTCGCCTCATGACCGACCGCCCCGTGCGCTACTCGATGAGCTCCAGCGACGACCGGGCGCTCGCCGCCGTACTGATGAGTCGGGCGGCCGTGACCGCGGTCGCCCTCCGGCACCCCACGGGTCTGGAGGTCCAGGTCAGCGACCTCGGCACCTTCGCCTCCGAGCTGCCCTCGCTGGCCCGCACGCACGGCGTGACCCTGTTCGACCTCTCGCCCAGCGATGACTCGCTGGAGAGCGTCTTCTCCTACCTGGTGGACCGATGAACGCAACCATCACCAAGCTCGCGCTCCAGGCCCTGCTGGGGCGCCGTCGCTTCTGGCTGCTGCTCGCCCTGCCACTGGCGCTCGTGGGGCTGACGCTGCTCATCCGCACTCTCTCCTCCGACAGCGAGGCGGCCTGGCCGATGGTCAGCGTCCTGGGCTATCCCCTGGTCCTGCCCCTCGTCGCCATCCTCGCTGCGTCCTCCGTGCTGGGTCCGGAGGTCGACGACGGGTCGATCGTCTATCTCCTCTCCAAGCCGGTCAACCGGCACGCGGTCGCGATCTCGAAGTGGGTGGTCGCCTGGGCCGCCACCCTCGTCGTCGGCTCGCTCGGCGTGCTGGCGGCGGGGCTCGTCGCCGGTGGCGGTGAGCAGGCGACAGCCTGGTGGGTCGCCTCGTTGGTGGCCGGGACGACGTACTCCGCGCTGTTCCTCGCGCTGTCGGCGATCACCCGGCATGCGGTGGTCGTCGGACTCGTCTTCGTCCTGGTCTGGGAGGGGCTGGCTGGCGGCTTCCTCAGCGGGGTCGCGTGGCTGAGCATCGGCCAGTGGGGGATCCGGATCGGCCACGAGGTCTCGGCGTCGCTGGACGACCCGGCCAACCTGCTGTGGTCGGTGCTGGCCAGCGTCGCAGTCACCCTCGGCGGCGTGTGGTTCGCGGGCGACCGGCTGCGGTCGTTCTCGCTGACCGGCGACGAGTGAGCCGTCAGGTCCGGTCCGACAGCTCGTAGAGGTGACGACTCGTCGGCACCAGGTCGAGACCCCGATCGGCCCCGATGCGGGCCACGCTCGCCATCAGCCGGGTGATCCGGTCGGTGAGCTCGACGTCGTCGCCGCCGCTGCCATAGAAGGCGTGCATGTCGGTCATGGCCTCGGCCGGGAACAGCTCCTCGACCAGCGCTGCGACCGGAGCGACGTCGTCGGGCATCGCGGTGACCGGTGCGACGACGACGTTCTGCAGATAGCCGAACGTCGCCTGGGTCTCGATCGCCACCGGCGTGTGGTCGACGAGCCAGCGGTTTCGCCACTCCTCCACGTCGAGCTCATCGGGCCGGCGCAAGATCGCGATGTTGGCCAGGCCGTCGAGCCGGGAGCCGTCCCAGGTCTCGGGCGGTTCGATCGGGCGGCGCTCCTCGACCTCCCAGCCCGCCAGGGTGCCGGTCACGGCAGCGAGGGCGGCGGTCACGAGCGACGCCGCCTCGACCGAGGGCACCCACACGCTCACGACGGCCGCGATGGGCGCCGGGCCCGTGGGGATGCGCATGGCTGCGGCGACGTGCTCGTCGTCGGTGTTGAGCTGCAGTCGGACGACACCGGCCGCAGCGAGGACGGCGTGGAGCTCGGGAGCGTGCAGGGCGGCAGCGTCGACGTCCCACAACGCAAACATCAGCTTGGTGGTCACGGCCGACAACCTATGGCAGGCGTCGCGCCCGTCAGCGCAGCACGATCGGCACTCGCGCCCAGCCGCCCATGGGCGGCGTCTCCCTGACCTGCGGGCGATCGGGTGCGAGCTCGATCCAGGTGGTCCGGCGCAGCAGCTCCTCGAGCATCACCCGGAGCTCCATCAGCGTCAGGGCGCGGCCGGGGCACACGTGCGGCCCGGCCCCGAACACCAGGTTGTCGGCGGCGTTGCCGACAGGGTCGTAGCGGTCGGGATCTCCGAAGACCAGCGGATCGCGGTTGGCCGCCGTCCAGTTCAGCAGCACCCGTCCGCCCTCTGCGATGTCCTCGCCCCCGAGCTCGACGGCCCGCGTTGCGATCCGGCGGTTGGAGACGAACGGGTCGTCGATCCGCAGGATCTCCTCGACCGCCGCGTCGAGGGCGGCGCGGTCGTCGTGGGAGACCAGTGCTCGGACCTGTCGCTGGACCTCGGGCGTGGATGCCAGGAAGTGGACGAGCACGCCGACCGAGGTGGCCAGGGACCCGAGGTCGCCGGCCGTCCAGTTGCGGAGGACGGAGACGATCTCGTCGGTGGTCAGCGGCCGGCCGTCGACGGTGTCTCGCAGGAGCTCACTGGTGACGTCGGCGGCAGCCTCGTCGTCGCGACGGAGGTCGAGCAGCTCGCGGATGATGTGGTCGAACCGCTCGGCCACCTCTCTCGTCCGGTCCCGGTCTCCCGACCTCGACGCCGCGTGGTTGTCGCGGATCCACTCGACCAGCCGGTCCTCGAGGTCCGCGGGCCACCCGAGCCAGGTGCACTGTGAGCGCACGGCATACGGCGTGCCGACACTGGCGATGGTCTTCACCGTCACCCCGCGAGGCAGGGCGTCGACGATGGCTGCTGCATGCGCTCGGCACTGCTCCTCCTCGCGCGCGACCCGCTCGTCGGTCAGATATCGGTCGACGACGGCCCGGAAGGCGGCGTGGTCGTCTCCATCCAGGCTGTTGGGGATGGCGCGGCGCGTGGTCACCCGACTCGAGAACGTCTGCGGGTCCGTCGCCGCCGCGACGACCTCGGCGTGCCGCAGGACCATCCAGCTGCCGTCGGCCTGGTGCGCCACGGGACACCTGGAGCGCAGGGCGTCATAGGTGGATCGCGGGTCCTGCCACTCGTGGGCGTCCTCAGCGTCGACCTGGTCTCCCACGAAGTCTCCTCTCGAGCGCAGCGGTTGGGGAAGGGAGGTCCCCGACCGGCTGGGGACCTCCCGGTCCCCAGCCCCATGGACGGTATCGCCCGTCACTCGGGCGCGAAGATCGTGTCGCAGCCCGGTCCTGACGGTCAGATGCTGCGGACCAGGGTGATGCGCCAGGCCTCGGGACCCCGCTCGTTGTAGGTCACCGAGAAGGCAGCGGGCCAACGCTGTTCGAGCTGGGCCAGCAGCGGCAGCGGGTCGTGCGGGGCGACCAGCTCGAGACCGCCGCCCGGGCGGACGGACTCCAGAGCACCGAAGATCGTGGCGTGCCGGATCGCGTGCGGGATCGTCCGCACGTCCAGCTCAGGATGACCGGGACCGTCGACCTCGCCGCAGGAGCAGGTGTGACCACCGCAGCCAGCCTCGGCGTCGCTGCCCTCTGTTCCTTCGGCATGACCGAGGAGCTCGTGCATGCCGCCCAGCAGGTCGTGGAGCGACACGTCGGGGGTGCGGGCCAGCAGCGGCACCAGCAGCTCGTTCTCCTTCGTCAGGTGGCTGTCGAAGACGGCTCGCAGCGCTGTCGCCGTCGCCGCAGCACGCACCGGGTCGGCGGCCTCGGACACCTGGCGCAGCAGCGAGGTGATCACGACGTGCTCACCGAGCATCGCCTCGACCAGCAAGCGGCCCTCGGTCGTCGCCTGTGCCACTGGATAGAGCGCCTTCTCCTCGGCCAGGGCGTGCGGCACGAGCTCACGCTCGCACCACTCCACGAGGTCCTGACGAGCCTGCTCTGCCGCGGCCGGGTCAGGTCGCGAGGCAGCTGCCACCAGCTCTTCGGTGCGGAGCGCGAGGGCACCGGCCATCACCGCGTGGTGCTGCTCGACCGCTTCGGCTGCGTGGGCGTCGGCCTCGTTCGAGGCGATGACGAGTTCGGACATTTTCGTCTCCTTCGGGGGGAACTGTGCGTCGTACGAATGATTTTAGTACACTCTACTCCGTGGAAAATAATCGCCTCGCGCGCACCTCGCCACCCCCCGGTCACGGGCCCCGCCCGAGCAGCGGCCGGGTCCGGGCGCCACTGTCCAGGTCACGCGCCTCGCTGCTCGACGCACTGCTGGCCCAGAACGAGCCGACCACCCTCGCGGCGCTCGTCGCCAGCTCCGGACTGCACGCCAACACGGTGCGCGAGCACCTCGACGGTCTCGTCCGCGACGGCTACGCCCACCGCCGTACGGCCGCCCCCACCGGTCGGGGACGACCCGCCTGGCTCTATCAGGCGATCGGCAGCGACGCGGCTGCGTCGCCGGAATATGCAGGCCTCGCCGCGGCCCTGGCCGCGACCATCCACCGGACGAGCAGCAACCCGGTCGAGGACGCCACCGCCGCCGGCCGGGAGTGGGGCCAGGAGATCGCGCGCGAGCGTGGAGCCCAGCCCAGCTCGAGCGCGATCGCAGCGAGACGAGAGGTCGTCTCCCTGCTCGACGAGGTCGGGTTCGCCCCGCAGGCAGACGCCCGCAGCTCGGTGGTCCGGCTCACCCGGTGCCCGTTGCTGGAGGCGGCGAACAAATATCCCGACGTCGTCTGTGGTGTGCACCTCGGCCTCGCCCAGGGCGCACTCGAGGCGTACGGCGCCGACACCGAGGGCACCGAGCTGGTGCCGTTCGCCGAGCCCGGCGCCTGCCGCCTGCACCTGACGCGGCGTGACGCATGAGCACCGCGACCCGCACGCCGACAGTCACCGCGCGACCACGCGTCCCCGCCCCGCTCCTGCCTCGCCTCGCCCTGCTCGCGCCGGCCGGCTTCGCGCTGCTCGCCGGCCTGGACGCCGCCCTGCTCCTCCTCGGCCTGCCCGCGCCGGTGACGACCGACCGGTTGCCGGACGCGCACGGGATGCTGATGGTCCTCGGCTTCGTCGGCACCCTGATCGCCCTGGAACGGGCCGTCGCGCTGCGACGCCCTCTCGGCTTCGTCGCCCCGGCACTGCTCGGGCTCGGCGCCCTCGCTCTGCTGTCGCCGGCCCCGATGGTCCTCGGCAAGAGCCTCTTCACGGCCGGCGCCGCGGCCCTGGTCGCGTTGTACGTGCCGCTGTGGCGTCGGCAGCGCGACGACGCGGTCCTGTGCCAGGCACTGGGGGCGGTGCTCGTCCTCGGAGCGGCGACGCTGTGGCTCGGCGGCGCGTCCGTCCCGGTCCTGGCGCCGTGGCTGGTCGGGTTCATCGTGCTGACCATCGCCGGCGAGCGGCTCGAGCTGGCCAGGTTGGCGATGGGCCCGGCAGCCGGCAGGACGCTGGTGCTGCTGGCGTCCGGGCTGGCGACCGGGGTGGTGGCCGCCCTGCTGTGGCCACGGCCCGGCACGGCGCTGCTCGGCGCGGCGCTGCTCGCGCTGACCGGGTGGCTGGCAGCCCACGACATCGCCCGGCGCACGATCCACACCACGGGCCTCCCCCGCTACATGGCGGCGTGCATGCTCGCGGGCTACTGCTGGCTCGGTGTCGCCGGCGCGATCTGGCTCCTGGACGGTCCGGCCCTCGACGGCGTGCGCTACGACGCGCTGCTGCACGCCGTGTTCCTCGGCTTCGCGTTCTCGATGATCATGGCCCACGCGCCGGTGATCCTGCCCGCGGTCGTGCGGCGCCCGCTGCCATACCACCGCGCACTCATCGGACCCGCCGTGCTGCTGCACGCCTCCCTGGTGCTGCGGTTGTGGGTGGGCGACGCCCTCGGCAGCCACGGTTCCTGGCTCACCGGCGGCGTCCTCAACATCGTGGCGGTGCTGTCCTTCCTGCTCCTCGCTGTCGGGCTGACGGTCCGCGGCGAGGCCGAGCCGGTCGGGGGTGAGCGGTCGTGACGCGGCCCGACAAGCGTGGCTTCTGGCCACTGCGCGACCTGCCGGTGCTGTTCTGGTTGGCCGCCACGGTCGTGATCACGCTGGTGCACCCGTTCGTGCCGGCGCCCCGCTGGCTGATGATCCACCTGCTGCTGCTCGGCGCAGTCAGCCACGCCATCCTGGTCTGGAGCAGATATTTCACCGACGCGCTCCTGCACTCGGCCGACGAGGACCGTCAGGGCCAGAACCGGCGACTGCTCCTCCTCAACGGCGGCGTGGTCCTCGTCGTGGCCGGCGTCCCGTCCGACGTCTGGCTCCTGACCCTGGCCGGAGCGACCGCCGTCGCCACCGCTGTGCTGTGGCACGGCTGGACGATCCTGCGCCAGCTGCGGACAGCGCTCCCGGCCCGCTTCGGCCCGTCCGTCCGCTTCTATGTGGCGGCTGCGTGCTTCCTGCCCGTCGGGGCCGGCCTCGGCACGGCGCTCGCACGCGGGCTCGGCGACCCGCTGCACACCCGGCTGGCAGTCGCCCACGCTGCGGTCAACCTGCTCGGCTGGGTCGGCCTGACCGTCGTCGGCACCCTGGTGACCCTGTGGCCGACGATGCTCCGGACCCGGATCGCGGCTGGCTCCGAGCGGGCATCGGCCCGCGCCCTGCCGGTGCTGGTCGGCTCGATCGTCGTCGCGGCGGGGGGTGCAGGCGCCGGCCTGCGGCCCGTCGCCGCCCTGGGCATCGCGATGTATGTCGCCGGGTTGCTGGTGATGGCGCCCGCGTTCGCCGACACCCTGCGCCGCAAGCCGCCGTCATCGTTCCCCGCCTGGTCGGTGCTGGCCGGTGTCACCTGGCTGGTGGGCGCCCTGTCCACGCTCGGGCTGGGCATCGCGCTCGCCTCCTCCTGGCAGCGCGTGGACGAGGTGTTCGGCTGGCTGACGCCGTTCCTGGCCGCGGGCTTCGGCGCGCAGGTGCTGCTCGGCGCCCTGTCCTACCTCGTCCCGGTCGCCCTCGGTGGCGGCCCGACGCCCGTCCGGGCGGCCAGTGCGGTCCTGGACCGGGGCGCGCCCCTGCGGCTGGTCGCCGCCAACGCCGGCCTGCTGTTGTGCGCCCTGCCGGTGCCCAGCGTCGTGCGGGTGCTGGCGTCGGTGCTCGTCCTCCTCGCCCTCGGCGCAACGCTGCCGCTGCTCCTGCTGGCGGTTCGGGCGTCGCACCGCGCCAGGTCCGAGACACCGCCCGCGGACCGCGGCCGCACCCCGGAGACGCACGGCCGGCCCGCCGGGCAGGTGGCCGGCCTGGCCGCGACCGGCCTCGCCCTCGCAGTCATGACGGTGGCCGTGGGCGTCGCCGTGGACCCCGCCGCCATCGGCGCCAGTGGTGGCGCCTCGGCGGCCGCGGGTGTTGCGGCCAGTGGCGGAACCACGACCGCGGAGGTGAAGGCGCAGGGCATGCGCTTCGTGCCCGACAAGATCTCGGTGCCGGCCGGCAACCGGCTCGTGATCGTGCTGACCAACACCGACGACGACGTCCACGACCTGGTGCTCGACACCGGGGCCGACAGCGGCCGCCTCACCCCCGGCGAGACCGCGCGCATCGACGTCGGCGTTGTCGGGCGCGGGCTCGAGGGCTGGTGCTCGGTGATCGGGCACAAGCAGATGGGCATGGTGCTCGCCGTCGAGGTGACCGGCACCGCCATCCCCGCCGCTGACACGTCCGGGGACCACTCGTCCCACGAGCACGGTCCGGCCGGCAGCAGTGCCGGCCACTTCCCCGAGGTGGACGATCACGAGGACGACGCTGAGCTCGACGACACTGCGTCCACGCCGGCCACCGACCACCTCGACCTGATGGCCGACCCGGCACCGGGCTTCGAGGCGCGCGACGCGACGCTGCCGCCGTTGCCATCAGGCCGGGTGCATCGCCGGACGTTCGTGGTCCGTGACGTCGAGCGAGAGGTCGCACCTGGGGTGACCCAGCGGCTGTGGACCTTCAACGGGACCGCGCCCGGCCCGGTGCTGCGCGGTCAGGTGGGCGACCGGTTCGAGATCACCCTGGTCAATCGGGGCTCGATCGGTCACTCGATCGACTTCCACGCCGGAGCGCTGGCACCCGAGCGACCGATGCGGACCATCGCTCCGGGCAAGTCGCTCACCTACGAGTTCCGCGCGAACCGTGCAGGGATCTGGATGTATCACTGCTCCACGATGCCGATGTCGGCCCACATCGCCAACGGTCTGTTCGGAGCGGTGGTCATCGAGCCGCCCGACCTGCCCCGTGTGGACCGCACCTATGTGTTGGTGCAGTCCGAGCTCTTCCTCGGCGACCAGGGCGGAGAGGTCGACATGACCAAGCTCGCCGCCGAGGACCCCGACCTCGTCGTCTTCAACGGGGTCGCCAACCAGTACGACCACGAACCCCTGACCGCCCGCGTCGGCGAGCGGGTCCGGGTGTGGGTCCTCGACGCCGGACCCAACCGTGCGACGTCGTTCCACGTCGTCGGCGGCCAGTTCGACACCACCTGGTCCGAGGGGAGCTATCTGCTCCGCCGCGGCACGGGTGGCGCCCAGAGCCTGGGACTGCAGGCGGCGCAGGGCGGGTTCGTGGAGCTGACCTTCCCCGAGGCGGGCGACTACCCGTTCGTCTCGCACGTCATGGTCGATGCCGAGCGGGGTGCCCACGGGTTGTTCCGCGTGGCGCGCTGAGCGAAGCGCCCAGCGACACCGAGAACAGGAACGACCAGGGACCAGGCGCCGGAGCGCGCCCGGGCCCGGTTCTCCAGTTCACTTGATTTGGTGACGCGCATCTCCCGCTTTCCGGACACGCTGGAGCGCACTCGTCGGAGGCCGACGAGGGGTGGGGAGAGGAGCACCGATGTCGACTGTGACGACCGGCGAAGCACGACTCGGCTCGTTCAGGCACCACGGACGAGAGGACTCGTACGGCGACGACGTGACGGCTTCGAGCCCGGCGTCGACCGAGAAGGTCCAGGTCGTCCCACAAGTCAGCGTCATCGTGCCGACCAGGAACGAGCGCGACAACGTGGTGCCGTTGCTGGAGCGGCTGCACGCCGCGTTGGCCGGCACCCCGGCGGAGGTCATCTTCGTCGACGACAGCGAGGACGACACGCCCCGCGTGGTCGAGGACACCGCGCGCACGTACGCCGAGACGAACACGTGCGTCGCAGTCGTCCACCGCTCCGGGGAGGAACGCACCGGTGGCCTGTCGGGAGCCGTGGTCAGCGGCTTCCGGAACGCCCGAGCGCCCTGGGTGGTCGTGATGGACGCGGATCTCCAGCACCCCCGGAGATGGTGCCGCGCCTCCTGCGCGCCGCCATCGACCGTGACGCCGACCTCGTGGTTGCGAGCCGCTACGTCGGCGACGGTGACGCCGACGGGTTGTCGTCGTGGATGCGCAGCCTCGTCTCACTGGGCTCCGGCCGATTGGCGAAGGCGTTCTTCCCCCGGCGGCTGCAGCAGATCACCGACCCCATGAGCGGGCTGTTCCTGGTCCGCCGAGCGGCACTGGATCTCGAGACGTTCAACCCGATCGGCTTCAAGATCCTGCTGGAGATCGCGGTCCGGCTGGCGCCCCTGAAGGTGCTGGAGGTGCCTTTCGTCTTCGCTGAGCGCCACGCAGGCGAGAGCAAGGCGTCGCTCCGCGAAGGAATGAGGTTCGCGCGTCACCTGCTGCGCCTCAAGACCAGCGTGTCGAGCAGCTGGTTCCGCATGGCCGGCGTCGGAACTGTCGGGGGGACCGGGATCGCGGTCAACACCGCCGCGCTCTGGCTGTTCATGGAGCACGCAGGACTCGGCCTCGCGATGGCGGCCCTGCTCGCGACCCAGCTCTCGACAGCGTGGAACTTCGTGCTGTGCGATCGGCTCGTCTACCAACGCCGACGCCAGGGCGGCTGGATGCGGAGCTTCGTGTCCTACGCCCTGCTCAACAACCTCAGCCTGCTGATCCGGCTGCCGCTGATGGGCGTCCTGATCGCCCAGCTCGCCATGGACTACCGCGTCGCCAACATCGCGACGCTCCTGCTCGTGTTCGTCGCCCGGTTCGCGGTCGTGGACCGCACCATCTATCGAGGAGTACCCGCATGACCATCACGTTCCCCACCAGGTCCGCCGCCAGGTCCGCTCCCAGGTCCGCTCCCGCGGCTGCGCCCACACTGCGCAAGCCGTTGTGGCTCGACTACCAGTACGACATCCCCGGCCTGGTCCGCGTCGGCTCGCAGATCCCGCTGCCGGAGCTGGAGTACTTCCGCATCCCGGCCCGGCCCGAACCCAACGGCATCGAGGTCCGCGTCGGGGAGGTCGGCGGACCCATGAGAGCGCACTCCCAAGTGACGTCGGCCGACGGCGTGACCGTCTACGAGGAGCACCTCGGTCGACACGGGTCGAGCTTCCGGGTGGAGATGGGTTCTCCGCTGCACGTGACGGTCGGGCCCTTGCTCGCGAAGTCACCGCACGTGGCCTACACGAACATCATCGAGGCGCTGCTGCGGTTCTATGCCGTCACGAAGGGCAAGATCCTGCTGCACTCGGCCTGTCTCGACATCGGCGGCGTCGGCGTGATGCTCTCTGCCCGCACGGACACCGGCAAGACCGGGACCATCCTGCGGCTGCTGCGCGAGCAACGGGCCACCTTCCTGTCTGACGACATGACGATCGTGGACACCGACGGCCTGGCCAGGACCTTCCCCAAGCCGCTGACGATCAGCCAGCACACCTTGCGTGCGATCGAGGCTGACGACCTGACGGCCAAGGAGTGGCGCAAGCTCCGGCTGCAGAGCCGCCTTCACAGCAAGGAGGGCCGAGGCATCGGCTTGTGGCTGGCCAAGTCGAACCTGCCGATCATGGCCATGAACGCGGTGACCCAACGCATCGTGCCGCCCCCGAAGTACACCGCAGGCCGGCTCGTGCCGTGCCTGACCATGGACTCGGTCAGGGTGCGCGAGCTGTTCATCATCGAGCGATCTGCGCACTGCCTGGAACCGATCGAGCTCGACGACGCTGTCTCCGAGCTGCTGGAGAACACCGACGACGCCTACGGGTTCCCGCCCTTCGCGACCTTCGCGCCGACCATCGTGATGGACGGAATGGGGTGGGCCGAGCTGCGGGCCAGGGAGGAACAGATCCTGCGTGAGGCTCTGGCGTCCGGCATCCGCGTGCGGCGCCTGGGATCTGACTGCTTCGACTGGGCCGACAGGATCCCCCAGCTGCTGCTCGAGGGCGGCCACCAGCAGGTGGCGCACGAGCGGGCGGCGGACACTGTCCCGCTCGTCAGCTGAGGGTCGTCATGAGGGACCGCGCGTGGGGCGCAGGGACGCATGGGGGCACAGGTGAGCTTGCTAGATGACCGGAAGGCTGCTCAGCACGCGCCGGCACACCATCCGCAGGACGTCTCGCGGGAGCCCAGGACCTCCGGTTCTGGGCTCCTAGCGGGTGTCCTGATCCTGGGCCTGGTCGTTCGACTGGCCTGGATCAACTCCGTCGGCTTCAACAGCGACGAGGCCGTCTATGCGGGTCAGGCCGCGTCCATCGCCGGGGACGAGGAGCTGTTCCCCTACTTCCCGATCTTCCGCGCCCACCCCTTGCTGTTCCAGACCACGGTTTCGTTGGCCTACCAGTTCGGGACCAGCGACGTCCTCGGCCGCCTGGTCTCGGTGGCGTTCGGCATGGCGACGATCGTGCTCACCTACTACCTCGGGCGCACGATGTACGGCCCCCGCGCCGGCCTGCTCGCCGCACTCGTGATCGCCGTGATGCCCTACCAGGTGGTGGTCACGCGCCAGGTGCTCCTGGACGGGGCGATGGTCACCTTCTCGACGCTGGCTCTGCTGATGACCGCCATGTATGGCAAGACACGTCACGGTGGGTGGCTGGTGGCGGCCGGGGCCGCGCTCGGGCTGACCTGTCTCACCAAGGAGACCGGTGTGCTGCTGGTGGGCAGCGTCTATGCCTTCCTGGCCCTCGCCCAACACCTCGGAACGAGGGTGCGAACGGCAGTGCTGGCACTGAGCGTCTGGTTGGTGGTGTTCGCTCCCTACCCGGTGTCGCTCAAGTTCGCCGACCGCGGCGAGACCGGTCAGAACTTCCTGGCCTGGCAGCTCTTCCGCAGGCCGAACCATGACTGGAAGTTCTATGCCGAGGTCGTGCCGCCCGCGATCGGCTGGGGTGTCGTCGCTGTCGCCGTCGCCGCGGTCGTCGTCTCCCGGAAGCGGTGGAGCTGGCGGGAGACGCTGCTGGTCTGTTGGATCGCTGTCCCGATCGTCGTGTTCGAGATCTGGGCGGTGAAGGGTTTCCAATACCTCCTCCCGATCAGCACGCCGGTCGCGGTGCTCGCGGCGATGGGCGTCGTCAGGCTCACGGCACACGTCGGCAGGTGGCGCACCCCTGTCACGGTGGCCATGGTCGCAGCCGTCTTCCTCAGCTGCCTGGTCCCCACGATCGCCCGCATCCGTCCGTCCGAGAGCGACACCTTCCTCGCCGGCAGCGGTGGGGTTCCGGGCGGGCGTGAGACCGGGCACTGGATCCGCGACAACGTCCCCGAAGGGGCCCAGATGCTCGCCCTCGGACCGTCCATGGCGAACATCATCGAGTTCTACGGGCGGCGCCGGGTCTACGGGTTGTCGGTCAGCACCAATCCACTGAACCGCAACCCCACCTACCAGCCCATCCCCAACCCAGACCTGGCGATCCGACGCAACACGCTGCAGTACCTCGTGTGGGACTCGTTCTCCGCGGGCAGGTCGCCCTTCTACTCCGCGAGGATGCGCCGCTACGTCGAGCGCTACAACGGCCGCGCCATCCACACGGAGTCGGTGTCCGTGCGCGGACGCGACGGGGAGACGGTGACCAAACCGGTCATCATCGTCTACGAGGTGCGGCCATGAGCGCCCGCCCGCTCCGTCGCGCAGTCTCCGCGGCCGCTGTCGTCACCGCCATCGTGCTGCTGACGGTTGCTCCTGGCCTGCCTGGCGCCGACGCCGACGCACGAGACAGCGCTCCTCCCACTGCCACGCCCATCAAGCACTTCATCAGTCTCATGCAGGAGAACCACACGTTCGACAACTACTTCGGCACCTATCCGGGCGCCGACGGCATCCCGCCCGGCACCTGCATGCCCACCGGCACACCCGGGGAGTGCGTGGAGCCCTGGCACCTCACCGGGACGGCCACCGAGGACCTCGGTCACAACTTCGAGACGTTCGAGAACCAGTACAACGGCGGGAAGATGGACGGCTTCCTCACCACGTTCTCCGACGCGCGCATGGAGAACCCGGACCTCCCGATGGGCTACTACGACCGCACGGACCTGCCCTTCTACTGGAACGTGGCCGATGAGTTCGTGCTCTTCGACCGCAACTTCACGTCCGCGAACGCGGGGAGCGTCGCCAACCACATGTACTGGGTGACCGGCACCCCCGGTGGGGAGACGGAGACGATCCCGGACGAGGGCTTCAAGGTGCCGACGATCTTCGACCGTCTGCAGGAAGCCGGGATCTCCTGGAAGTTCTACGTCGAGAACTACGACCCCCGGATCACGTTCCGCTCGCGCGGAGTGAGTGACCGCGGTTCGCAGGTCATCTGGTGCCCGCTGCTCGCCTAC comes from Nocardioides piscis and encodes:
- a CDS encoding ABC transporter permease subunit; protein product: MNATITKLALQALLGRRRFWLLLALPLALVGLTLLIRTLSSDSEAAWPMVSVLGYPLVLPLVAILAASSVLGPEVDDGSIVYLLSKPVNRHAVAISKWVVAWAATLVVGSLGVLAAGLVAGGGEQATAWWVASLVAGTTYSALFLALSAITRHAVVVGLVFVLVWEGLAGGFLSGVAWLSIGQWGIRIGHEVSASLDDPANLLWSVLASVAVTLGGVWFAGDRLRSFSLTGDE
- a CDS encoding multicopper oxidase domain-containing protein, with translation MTRPDKRGFWPLRDLPVLFWLAATVVITLVHPFVPAPRWLMIHLLLLGAVSHAILVWSRYFTDALLHSADEDRQGQNRRLLLLNGGVVLVVAGVPSDVWLLTLAGATAVATAVLWHGWTILRQLRTALPARFGPSVRFYVAAACFLPVGAGLGTALARGLGDPLHTRLAVAHAAVNLLGWVGLTVVGTLVTLWPTMLRTRIAAGSERASARALPVLVGSIVVAAGGAGAGLRPVAALGIAMYVAGLLVMAPAFADTLRRKPPSSFPAWSVLAGVTWLVGALSTLGLGIALASSWQRVDEVFGWLTPFLAAGFGAQVLLGALSYLVPVALGGGPTPVRAASAVLDRGAPLRLVAANAGLLLCALPVPSVVRVLASVLVLLALGATLPLLLLAVRASHRARSETPPADRGRTPETHGRPAGQVAGLAATGLALAVMTVAVGVAVDPAAIGASGGASAAAGVAASGGTTTAEVKAQGMRFVPDKISVPAGNRLVIVLTNTDDDVHDLVLDTGADSGRLTPGETARIDVGVVGRGLEGWCSVIGHKQMGMVLAVEVTGTAIPAADTSGDHSSHEHGPAGSSAGHFPEVDDHEDDAELDDTASTPATDHLDLMADPAPGFEARDATLPPLPSGRVHRRTFVVRDVEREVAPGVTQRLWTFNGTAPGPVLRGQVGDRFEITLVNRGSIGHSIDFHAGALAPERPMRTIAPGKSLTYEFRANRAGIWMYHCSTMPMSAHIANGLFGAVVIEPPDLPRVDRTYVLVQSELFLGDQGGEVDMTKLAAEDPDLVVFNGVANQYDHEPLTARVGERVRVWVLDAGPNRATSFHVVGGQFDTTWSEGSYLLRRGTGGAQSLGLQAAQGGFVELTFPEAGDYPFVSHVMVDAERGAHGLFRVAR
- a CDS encoding helix-turn-helix transcriptional regulator, with product MENNRLARTSPPPGHGPRPSSGRVRAPLSRSRASLLDALLAQNEPTTLAALVASSGLHANTVREHLDGLVRDGYAHRRTAAPTGRGRPAWLYQAIGSDAAASPEYAGLAAALAATIHRTSSNPVEDATAAGREWGQEIARERGAQPSSSAIAARREVVSLLDEVGFAPQADARSSVVRLTRCPLLEAANKYPDVVCGVHLGLAQGALEAYGADTEGTELVPFAEPGACRLHLTRRDA
- a CDS encoding ABC transporter ATP-binding protein, which codes for MSTLVLDKVSRWFGNVVAVNDVTMTIGPGVTGLLGPNGAGKTTLMAMMSGFLPPSSGSVTLNGEPVWRHTDAYPLLGLVPERELSFGYLTGRQFVRANADLHRLPDAAEATERVLGVVDMVEPAGRRLDTYSKGMRQRVKIAAALVHDPTVLLLDEPFNGVDPRQRMQLMELLRRLGDEGRTVLFSSHILEEVERLARHIEVVVSGRHAASGDFGAIRRLMTDRPVRYSMSSSDDRALAAVLMSRAAVTAVALRHPTGLEVQVSDLGTFASELPSLARTHGVTLFDLSPSDDSLESVFSYLVDR
- a CDS encoding cytochrome P450, giving the protein MGDQVDAEDAHEWQDPRSTYDALRSRCPVAHQADGSWMVLRHAEVVAAATDPQTFSSRVTTRRAIPNSLDGDDHAAFRAVVDRYLTDERVAREEEQCRAHAAAIVDALPRGVTVKTIASVGTPYAVRSQCTWLGWPADLEDRLVEWIRDNHAASRSGDRDRTREVAERFDHIIRELLDLRRDDEAAADVTSELLRDTVDGRPLTTDEIVSVLRNWTAGDLGSLATSVGVLVHFLASTPEVQRQVRALVSHDDRAALDAAVEEILRIDDPFVSNRRIATRAVELGGEDIAEGGRVLLNWTAANRDPLVFGDPDRYDPVGNAADNLVFGAGPHVCPGRALTLMELRVMLEELLRRTTWIELAPDRPQVRETPPMGGWARVPIVLR